The region aggaggcagaaatTCAGACTGGGCTTCAGATACAAATCGACAAGGACAACAGTGTAAGtcacttgttttatttctattgctCTTTGTGGCTTGACTACTCATTAATTGAAATCTTTGTGGTCACAAAGTTAGCAAGAGATACTGTTGACTGGGGATGCACATTCAGAGAGAGCACCATCTACAGGTTCTGCATCTGTTTGGGTTGGCCAGCCCCATTTCTGGGTTGTTCTCAGTGAGTCCCCAGCCAGGGCTTCACTGGACAGGGACTAACATTGGCTCTGGTTTTATTCCCACTAGCATCATCTGACTGCTACATATATGATTCCGCTACTGGCTACTATTATGACCCTTTGGCAGGAACTTATTATGACCCCAACACCCAGGtgagtttttggtttgtttacttTATCAGTGATTCTTTTGAGAAAAGTACCTATAATTTGTTACTTTGAAGGTTTTATTCCCTGGATTTTTTTGGTTGCTCATTACAAGAAAAGTGGAAAAGTTTAAATCTtatggaaatttaaatatttctccattcctGGCAGCTGCTGTTATACTGTCTAGATCTCATGTCTAGTCTGGTGTTTTTTAAAGTCCACATCTTATATTGAGTTGTATTTATTGAGTTGTGTTCATTCAGGATTTGTTAACTGTTACCTATATGGCATTATAGGTAAGAATAGTGCTGCTCTTGGAAAAATGGACAGTGAGTGGTCTGGATGTGTCCTGGCCCCTGGAGTGGGTTTCAAGATTGTTTGATGTGGTCTCTTCTTAGGCTTGTGAGGGAGAGAGCTGTTCTTTCTCCCAGAAGGGAACTTGTTCCTTAGACCTAGAATTAACTGGGAAAGTGAGATATTCTGTAGACTTAACAGTTTCTAACTGTATTGCAGCAAGAAGTCTAtgtgccccaggaccctgggtcaccTGAAGAAGAAGAGATCAAGGAAAAGAAGTCCACCAGTCAAGGAAAGTCAAGTAGCAAGAAGGAAGCATCTAAAAGAGATGGCAAGGAGAAAAAAGACCGAGGAGTAACAAGGGTAAGAGAACTTGTAAATCTGCTCTTTACGAGACAATTACAGATTCAAATAAAGGGGTCATAGAAGAGATCTAGAGTTGAGGTGTCAGGTTACGAAAAAGCAGGCAATCCCCTTGCCTCTTACAGCTGGTGGTAACTCTTTCACAAATGCAAAAACTGTGGATGGTAGAACAAAGTGACTCAGCTCAAACCCTAACACCTGGGCTCCACACAGTTTCACTTTCCTACGCCCCCTCTTCAGTGCTTGACTCTGTATACACATTTCTGTAGGTGTAATTGTAGCAGAGGTTACCATTCTGTATTCTCTGCTCTATTTATATTTGATCTTAAGTAGTTTTTCCATGGTTTTATAATACTCTTTATTTTAACGCCTGTATGGTAAAAACTCACAGTAAAACTGTACCCTTATTTTCATCAATCCtgcattatttgtcttttctttctagtcttaTTCTGTTGTAGTATGCATCGTTcagcattttatttctccttctaaaTTACTTCCTTAGGCTGAACTTTCAAAATGGAAGATGTTGAATATTTTGGTATCTCCTGACATaaagccaaattattttccaaagaattACATTGATTTGCCCTGGCACCGATTATGCGTTAGTGAAAATGGATGAATTTGCTTGTGGCTCAATTTGTAACTTGTCTGTTTCCCCTTCTAATATTGCTAGTTGTTTATCTagagattcagagagagagaaaatatgtgtgtgtttctgagaACTTAGACTTTAGAGTTCTGCTAGCTTAATATTTGGATTCAGCTTTTGCCACTTTTCTTTACAACCATATTCCCagccatttgtaaaatgagggtattAATGCCTATCTGGGAAGGTTGTAGTAAAGGCTGAGGACAGTAATGCATATAAATGTCTTATCTGTTGCTTGACATACAGTGATCACTCAGTATATACTGAATGTTATGTTttcaaaggctttttattttgaaatcattatgGCAGCATTACAGATATTTCACAGATTAGGAGTTTTGGAAAATCTGATTAATTTCGACAGGGTTCTTAACCCAGCTTTTATGAGTATCATATAAGAATTAACGGGTTTAATCAGTTTCAGGAAAATGCCAGTGAGGGGACAGCCCCCCCAGAAGACGTCTTTAAGAAGCCCCTGCCTCCCActgtgaagaaggaagaaagtccTCCACCAGTAAGGCTAAGCCAAGGccggaggctgggggctgggggctgaggctggggctggggctgggactagggctggggctggggctggggctggttcTGAATGGGAAGGGAAGTTCAAAGGCTTCACTTCGGTGTTGGTCCTTTAGTTCTCTCTACCTCCCAAACAAGGACTTTTCTTGAGTATGAGCATGAGTTAAATGTTCCTGCCTGCTAGTAGGGATATAATTGGAGAAACAAGGCaactttctgtcttctttctttgtaTCCTGCACCATTCTCATCAGACAAGGGAATGTCTGGGCCTTTTTAAGTTATAATCTTGGTCTTGTTAATCCTTCTCTTCTAAGAGACCCATTTTCCTGGCTCTGATTTTTCCTGTCTTTCGGTGCTGTGTAAGAAGCTCAGATGTGGAGTGCATGCATGGTTGTTTTTACAGTTTACCTGTCTGGCCACAGTCAACAATGCTAAAATCGGTACCCATTTTTTAGATGCATTAAAGTGATGGTCTCCTGCAATCACAGGTGATTCTgattaaatgtaaatatgtagCTGTAGTgatcatgctttatttttttatttcaattcatcACAAGCCAGTGACCATGCATCATTATTTCACGGTTCCTATGAACTATTGATAAATGCTCTACCTGTGTCACATTACTAGTTCAGTTCATTGTAGCCTCAGTCCTAACAATGCCTTTGCCTTTGCCTCACTCAGGAGCTGAATGTCTACCTGAGAGCttattcttcctttgcttttaatCCACCTCCTAAATCCGTTTTGCTGTAGGGGTTACTGTAGCCTTAATAAagtttatctttccttttctccatggGTTACAGTAGCTTGAGGGGTTGCTGCTATCACTTCCTCTTTGTAACTTGTAACTTCTTAACTCTCCCTACCTCTATTGTCAgttcccctttcccttctttaTCTTCACTGTTCTGTTGCTAGAGTCACGTCTAAGGGAATCTTTCTGGTTTATCTCAACAATCCAGGAGAAAAGTCAAGCTTGAACCATGTTGCTTCCTTGTGGGAAATGAGCAGTGTGGTCAGCGGGCCTATTTTGAGCCCAGTTCATTATTCAaactaaaagagaagaaatgagataCCATATTAGAATATCCAGAAAACAGGCCCCACAATATAGGTTGAGGTTAGTGTTAATCTTTGGCCTTCTCCTTCCAGCCTAAGGTGGTAAACCCACTCATCGGCCTCCTGGGCGAATATGGAGGAGACAGTGActatgaggaggaagaagaggaggaacaggcccctcctccacaGCCCCGAACAGCGCAGCCCTCACAGAGGGAGGAGCTGACCAAGAAGGAGAACGAAGAAGATAAACTCACTGACTGGAATAAACTGGCTTGTCTGCTCTGCAGAAGGCAGTTTCCCAACAAAGAAGTTCTGATCAAACACCAGCAGCTCTCAGACCTGCACAAGGTATGGGGAAGGGGCCCAGACCTTTCAAACTTTGGACTCTTACCATCGTGCATTACAGTCCGATTTCAAAGTGAATTGTTCCTGCACCTTTTGTCATGAGTTGCTTTGCATTAGGGCTGTGCCCACCTTCAAAAACCTTGGTATGGGGATTTCTAGACCCTGAGCTGCTCTGCAAGTCACCATGCCATGTGGAAGTCGGAGCCACACCTCCCGCATGGCCCCTCCGGCCAGCCGGGCACCTCAGATGAGAGCGGCACCTAGACCAGCGCCGGCAGCTCAGCCTCCAGCAGCGGCTCCACCAGCTGCTGTTGGCTCACCTGCTGCTGCGCCCAGGCAGCCAGGGCTCATGGCCCAGATGGCAACCACTGCAGCTCGCGTGGCTGTGGGCTCTGCTGTCGGGCACACGATAGGTCATGCCATCACTGGGGGCTTCAGTGGAGGAGGCAGTGCTGAGCCTTCAAGGCCTGACATCACTTACGAGGAGCCTCAGGGAACCCAGCCAGCATACCAGGAGCAGCAGCAGTTTGGCCCATGCCACTATGAGATGAAACAGTTTCTGGAGTGTGCCCAGAACCAGGGTGACCTGAAGCTTTGTGAAGGTTTCAGCGAGTTGCTGAAACagtgcagatttacaaatggattagCCTAATCAAGAAGTTCAAAttgaagatgaggaaaatcaTCTCTCATAACCAAGTTaatttagcataaaaatataattgatggtGAATGGTGAATATATAAAGTGTAAAACCACCAGTTAAGCTTCTCCTTCATCATTAAATACAGCTTTCTTCAGAATTGGAATAAAAAAGGTTGTTCTTGCTGTATAGAAGTTCATTGAGATGGTTTGAATTTGGGGTTGGGCAGATATTTGTGTGCCTCCTTAAATCACCTTTTCTGATGTTCTCATTTGTGAATTAGAATAAAGTGAttttctcccccccaaaaaaaaaaaaaccttggtaTGTAGACCCAAGGCAGGCATCATGGCTGGGGTTTGGGGCTCCAGACACGGTGGCCGTGCTAAAGACTGGAGAGGAGGGCGTCACCAAGTAGGAAACTTATTTGCTGAGTTTCTCATCAGAGCTCTTCCATTAACCTAACAAGTGGACCTCAGATAAGCCTCTTCTCTTCTGTGATATTTGGTGGCTTCCTCTGGTTCTGTCTAGTTCTGATACTGTGCAGTTTTCCCAAAGGTGGGTCACATTCTGCCATCTCTTCATGTGGTGAGTCACCGCTATAAGCCACGGCACAACATCTATTGGAGTGTTAAACTGACATACACTGGTCCTCCCCTGCAGTCTCCCGTTCAGATGTGCTGACCAAAGAGTGGAATTCTGGACAAATAAAACCCCTAGATAGACTCATGTTCTCAGTATAGGGTGATTTATTTCACACTCCTTCTCTAGCAGATGTTGCTAGAGCCGGTGAGGAGATCGGATTTAGACTTTCCTTCGATATAAAATCTAAAGTCTTAATGTAGCTAAAAGCTGAGAAGCTCTGCTTTTGGTAATAGGCACACCTCTTCTCCCTGCTGCCTCTGTGGAGGCTCTGCAAGGTTTTTAGGGGTCTGAGAAGTTCCTGACAATCCCTGCAACAGATTACCTCCCAAGTCCCTTTGACCTGGAATTCTGAGTCATGAGACTGACACATTGAAATATCAgctctttgggggcacctggttggcccagttggtggagcatgtgactcttgatcttggggttgtgagttcaagctccacattgggtatagagcttaatttttttaaaaaaattaaataaaaggatatataaaattaaaaaaataataatagaggggtgcccgggtggctcagttgttaagcatctgccttcagctcaggtcatgatcccagcatcctgggattgagccctgcgtcgggctccctgctgcacaagaagcctgctgcttctctcccactccttctgcttatgttccctcttgcgctctctctctgtcaaataaataaaatctttaaaaataataataatagatttcAGCTGTCTGATGAAAATGCTAATAAATGGCTAATATCAGGAAAGAGGAACCAGAAATCTGGTGAATCCACAAATTGAACTGACCCTGGGACAGTGGAAAGTGGACTATggtacttcttcctttccttgtaGTGATTCAGTGGAAAGAATCCCCTGTCCATACAAGAGCTGTTCCGGACCTCTTAAGTTTCTTATATATGCTCGAGGGTATTGTGTAGGAGAACCATGCTTGAGAAGTGTGGGACCCTTAAGGAATACAGGACTCTCAGAGcagtctttttgttcttttaggaCCTTGGGTTctccttttcatgtttttctggGGGCTTGAAAGAGTGAATAGTGTCTGAGGATGgtgggtggtagtggtggtggtaggaaGAGCATGTGGGCATTAAGTTTTCTTCACTGGTGTGCTCAGATTCCCCTCTCTCATAATTTTTACTTTAGATAAAGACCTATAAACCAGTTTCgtgttttctacatttttttaaaagttttatttatttgagagagtatggggtggggtgtgggggcagaaggggggaaagggagagaatttcaagcagactccctgctgacccgactcaggtcttgatctcacgaccctgagatgacctgagctgaaatcaagagtcagacacttaactgactgagctacccaggtgcccctgttttctaCATTCGGGAAGTAGAATGAAGGTCTCTCTTGTGCTACACCATGTAACTAATCTGTGTGACAAGCCAGCATAACAACTTGGGTTCCCATTGGTGAGCCTAAAGCCAGTCCAGTTAGGAACTGTTGAATGCAGGGTACAGTGATCACTCAGGAGAGGTggtcagtgaaagaagccatagtCCTAAAACAGCTGTTGGGAAAGGCCTAGAGGCATTTTCTAAGACCACTTTTTCTAGACCTCTACTCATAGAACTTTCTCTCTTCTCAGCAAAACCTGGAAATCCATAGGAAGATAAAACAGTCTGAGCAGGAGCTAGCCTATCTGGAAAGGAGAGAACAGGAGGTAAGTTTTGATGACCTGTTAAGTCCCTTGACCCCAACCCTTTTTACTTTCTGGTGTGGAATGTGTAGACTTTGCTGAAGACAGAGAATGAAGAAGCCCTAAAAGATTTATCAAAACCCATCAAACTACATTATAATGGGTACActtcattatttataaattataccttaataaaattgatacatattttttttttaaagattttatttatttgacacagagagcacaagcagggggagtggcaggcagagggagaagcaggctccccgcagagcagggggagcctgatgtgggactcgatctcaggaccctgggatcatgacctgagccaaaggcagtcgcttaaccaactgagccacccaggcaccctgatacatatatatattttttttcctgatacatatattttaaaggtggTGGTAGTTCAGGGTCTCCAAACAGGTCAAACaaatagcatttttctttcctgcccaGCTTTTGAAATCAATGAAGGAATGTCGGATAGGGCTGCTGAAATACCATGTTTTACTGTCAGCTAAGTTAGTAGAAGTAGTTTAGTGTTGGACTTGCTACCTAGATCACATAATTAGGCAGACTCACCTACATAGCCACAAGCTTCACTGCCCGGGCCAGGTCTTATGTGATGGGTAGGAATCTTCCCATGGAGGTCTACTGGAGAGCACCTCCTCCTCAGAAGACGTAAACACAGCTGTGAGACAAGCCCACCAgctcattcttctcaaattaaCCAGTCAGAGAAGCCACTGCTTTCTCAAGAAGAGTATGTGAAGGAGCAAAGGATTCCAGGAGTTAACAGTTGAACTCCCTTCACTTTAGAAGGAATGTAAGGAATAAAGCGAAGCTTCCCCACCACTCAACTCCCTTAAGTGGAAATCTTAGATCTGTTATTCTGCTTACCAACAGGGAAGGTttaaagaaagaggaagtgatCGCAGGGAAAAGCTCCAATCTTTTGACTCTCCAGAAAGGAAACGAATTAAATACTCCAGGGAAACTGACAGGTAAGCCAGGAACTTTTCATTCAGCCTAGGCCTCAAGGCCGAATGGTGAAACATCTTCTTCTCCAGCTGtgctgcttttttctctctcagggATAACTGAAGACAGCAGGAGCAGGTTCTTTCTGAACTCCTTGAACATGAGGTTCATTCCAACCTCTGACCACCCAGCTTTACTCAGGGAATATGGGTGTTTGCATGGAAGTTTGGCTGGCTGCTTAGCGGCTCAAAGCCAGGGCTGGAGTGGCCATGGTTGGGAACTCTTTCTCTCCTCATCAGTAATGCTGTACCTCCTATGGACCTGATAAGAATGTCACACTCTCTCGGGCTTTTTCTCTAGGGAACCTCCATCCTCACACATAGGTGCTGAATGAGTGGTTGGCTGCTCATAGACCTGTATGATCTCTAGATTCCTGTGCTTATTTCCAGTCAGGTAGTTGAGAGTCATGAGCCCAGCAGAGTTAGATAGAATTTGTTGATAACCCATCGTGTCTAGGTACTCAGTGCGCTAAGTGCAAGGAATACTCAGGTTGACAAGACATATATTATCCTTGACTATCTGAACACAGATTAAGGAAGGTTTAGGTGATGCTGTGTCTCATAAGGCAGGCAGAATTCCAGTGGAGAAGGGGAGGGCATTTCATTTGGAGGAAATGGCATACGCtgtggatgagagagagagaagtcataTGATGCATTTGAGAAATTGTACCTAGCCTGATGGAGGCCACCTCAGGAAGTTCATACTCCTTGAACACCATGCTAAGACTTTGTCTTGGGGCAATGGAACGTTATGAAATGATTCTAAGGAGGGTGTTGATCTGATGAGACTCGAACAGGTCTTTATGTTGGTGTAAGCAAAAGAGCAGCTAGTAGCCAGGGTAACTTATGcctgtggggatgggggagatcATTGATGGAGAAAGGCCCCAAAGGAGGGTTGATGGGGTCTGGGATTGTGGCATTCTGACTTATTTGCTCACTGCCCACagtaagagattattttttaatcatgacCCAGTAATCATATGTGTGTAAGtacctgaaaaagaaatcttcatGAAAAATACTTCACTACTGTGTGTGATAAACTCTGGTATTTTTATTCTAgctttttctgtttgctttccttcttttttttttaaggatgagtgactttttaaaaagatttatttatttattttgagagagaaagtgagagtgcacacacacacatgagcagggggaggggcagagggagagagaatctcaagcagactccctactgagcgtggagcctgacatggggctttatcccaggaccctgagatcatgacttgagccaaacaagagccggacactcaactgactgagccaggtgcccctgtttgcaTTCTTAAGAAGTGCTAAGGAAGGACCACTTAATCAATGTAACATCCCACTAGGTCATTCTCTGCAATTTGAAATATACTGGGCTAAGCCAAAGGTGAAGGAGTCATTCAGGAGGAAGGACACCTAGCCCTGAGTGAGTTGGCCTAAGTGCAGAAAGACACCTTTCTGTATTCTTGGCACC is a window of Zalophus californianus isolate mZalCal1 chromosome 1, mZalCal1.pri.v2, whole genome shotgun sequence DNA encoding:
- the LOC113916449 gene encoding coiled-coil-helix-coiled-coil-helix domain-containing protein 2-like, coding for MPCGSRSHTSRMAPPASRAPQMRAAPRPAPAAQPPAAAPPAAVGSPAAAPRQPGLMAQMATTAARVAVGSAVGHTIGHAITGGFSGGGSAEPSRPDITYEEPQGTQPAYQEQQQFGPCHYEMKQFLECAQNQGDLKLCEGFSELLKQCRFTNGLA